A single genomic interval of Helianthus annuus cultivar XRQ/B chromosome 6, HanXRQr2.0-SUNRISE, whole genome shotgun sequence harbors:
- the LOC110926618 gene encoding uncharacterized protein LOC110926618, whose protein sequence is MVSSPHSAQGHPRFKYVFWAFGPSIRAFHLCQPVISVDGTHLKGGYRGKLLVAVTKNANNYIMPVAYALFDEEMVHSWCWFFQNLREYVTRDCNSRICVLSDRHAGIINAMENLVDWREPNAYYRYCLRHVRSNFSGRFKTKSLRKLCWMIGSTSQRRKYLWAVREMRMLNLDAWDYLNDIDKSKWTIVYDRGNRHWGNLTTNISESMNNVLREARLLPVKALIHYTFTKDVSEYARHAQMAQSYNTPLPPRIWSRFNKLHSVAMQHEVSVYNIIEGRYAVLSRDETNDDDGNEYTVEYRRRRCSYRKWQMLRFPCSHAIVIYVWRGEQPYDITNSIYHTTTYQEQYNGYFFTLGHKDEWEEADWTIQGDPSRVTIHRGRVRSRRIQNEMDVNVYPPMFCVWYDCLNSQLV, encoded by the coding sequence ATGGTTTCATCACCGCACTCGGCTCAAGGACATCCAAGATTCAAATATGTTTTTTGGGCATTTGGTCCTTCTATTCGCGCGTTTCATCTTTGCCAGCCTGTCATCTCTGTGGACGGCACACACTTGAAAGGAGGGTACCGTGGCAAGTTGTTGGTTGCGGTAACCAAAAACGCCAACAACTACATAATGCCAGTGGCGTACGCTCTATTTGACGAAGAGATGGTTCATAGTTGGTGTTGGTTTTTCCAAAATTTGAGGGAATACGTCACTAGAGACTGTAATAGTAGAATTTGTGTTCTATCAGACCGTCATGCCGGGATAATTAATGCGATGGAGAACCTTGTGGATTGGAGGGAACCAAACGCCTACTACCGTTATTGTCTTCGGCATGTAAGAAGCAATTTTAGTGGTAGGTTCAAGACCAAATCTCTTAGGAAGCTATGTTGGATGATCGGGAGCACAAGTCAACGCAGAAAGTATCTTTGGGCCGTGAGGGAAATGCGGATGTTAAATCTGGATGCTTGGGACTACCTGAACGACATCGACAAAAGCAAGTGGACCATTGTTTATGACCGCGGAAACCGTCATTGGGGTAACCTTACGACGAATATATCAGAGTCTATGAATAATGTCTTACGTGAAGCAAGACTCCTGCCAGTAAAAGCCTTGATTCATTATACGTTCACCAAGGACGTATCAGAGTATGCTCGGCACGCGCAGATGGCCCAAAGCTACAATACCCCTCTACCCCCTCGAATTTGGTCCAGGTTTAACAAATTGCATTCCGTAGCCATGCAACATGAAGTGTCCGTCTACAATATCATAGAAGGTCGCTACGCGGTACTTTCAAGGGATGAAACCAATGATGACGATGGAAACGAGTACACCGTTGAATATAGACGCAGGCGGTGCTCATACAGGAAATGGCAAATGCTTAGATTCCCTTGTTCCCATGCTATTGTCATTTACGTTTGGAGGGGTGAGCAACCATATGACATTACCAATTCCATATACCACACCACCACCTATCAGGAACAGTACAACGGTTATTTTTTCACCCTGGGACACAAAGATGAGTGGGAAGAAGCGGATTGGACTATTCAAGGGGACCCTTCGAGGGTCACAATACATCGAGGCAGGGTTCGTTCAAGAAGAATTCAAAATGAGATGGATGttaat